In one window of Canis lupus baileyi chromosome 10, mCanLup2.hap1, whole genome shotgun sequence DNA:
- the LOC140641087 gene encoding immunity-related GTPase family M protein-like: MTQPNHSLHIPLSTSFTSIVPYNMGWTVLPKATATNIEKALGDGKLLEVVSMIRETLETVSSAPVSIAVTGDSGNGMSSFINALREIGHDEKDSAPTGVVRTTQVPTCYSSSHFPYMELWDLPGTGTGTQSLENYLEKIHFSQYDLFIIIASEQFSMNLVKLVKAIQRQGKRFYIVWTKLDRDLSTRVLPEEQVLQNIWENIQETLQKVGVCEPIIFLVSSFEPLLHDFPELRDALNRDISDIRYCGPLENLSDTCEKIINDKVTSFQEQIGSKTFQDILGIQDEDDLGQCLIAYHLFFGVDDKSLQQMAQSMGKPMEEYRAIMKSQDVHTVLTGDWALSCMNCKTASYLYSILSYIPFLGDTVINYLRVWKHRHFLEIVAKDTRSIVKKILTDSII, encoded by the coding sequence ATGACACAGCCCAACCATTCCCTTCACATCCCGTTATCTACATCCTTCACATCTATTGTTCCATACAATATGGGATGGACAGTCTTACCTAAGGCAACTGCCACAAACATTGAAAAGGCATTGGGAGATGGGAAGTTGCTAGAGGTGGTCTCTATGATTAGGGAGACCCTAGAGACAGTATCCAGTGCCCCAGTAAGCATTGCAGTGACTGGGGATTCTGGCAATGGCATGTCCTCCTTCATCAATGCACTGCGGGAAATTGGGCATGATGAGAAGGACTCAGCTCCCACTGGGGTGGTAAGGACCACCCAGGTTCCCACTTGCTACTCTTCCTCCCATTTTCCCTACATGGAACTATGGGATCTACCTGGAACAGGGACAGGCACCCAAAGCTTGGAGAACTATCTGGAGAAGATACATTTTAGCCAGTATGACCTTTTCATCATCATTGCATCTGAACAGTTCAGCATGAATCTTGTGAAGCTTGTCAAAGCCATCCAAAGACAGGGGAAAAGGTTCTACATTGTCTGGACCAAGCTGGACAGGGACCTCAGCACACGTGTCCTTCCAGAGGAACAAGTCCTGCAGAATATATGGGAGAATATCCAGGAAACTCTCCAGAAAGTAGGAGTGTGTGAACCCATCATATTCCTGGTCTCCAGCTTTGAGCCCTTATTGCATGACTTCCCAGAGCTTAGGGACGCCTTGAACAGGGACATTTCTGATATCAGATACTGTGGTCCCCTAGAGAACCTGTCTGACACCTGTGAAAAGATCATTAATGACAAAGTGACTTCTTTTCAGGAGCAAATAGGCTCAAAGACTTTCCAGGACATCCTGGGCATCCAGGATGAAGATGATCTGGGGCAGTGTCTGATAGCCTACCACTTGTTCTTTGGTGTGGATGATAAGTCTCTCCAGCAGATGGCCCAGAGTATGGGGAAACCCATGGAGGAGTACAGGGCCATTATGAAGTCTCAGGATGTGCACACTGTCCTCACCGGGGACTGGGCATTATCTTGCATGAATTGTAAAACAGCATCTTACTTATATTCGATTCTGAGCTATATCCCGTTCTTAGGTGATACTGTTATCAACTACCTGAGAGTGTGGAAACACAGACACTTCCTTGAAATAGTTGCCAAGGACACCAGAAGCATTGTGAAGAAAATCCTGACAGACTCCATCATCTGA
- the LOC140641085 gene encoding LOW QUALITY PROTEIN: interferon-gamma-inducible GTPase 10-like (The sequence of the model RefSeq protein was modified relative to this genomic sequence to represent the inferred CDS: inserted 1 base in 1 codon), translating to MGQSSSTSSHIKGDDLASSFGKFFKDFKIESQILSQETITLIKTHLKEGDLQKAASAISDALRDIDNAPLNIAVTGEPGTGKSSFINALRGMEHDEEGAAPTGLVETTLERISYKHPKFPXVTSWDLPGMMTTTFQPQMYLKKMKFCEYDVFIIISFTRFKISDMHLAAAIKKMKKNFYFVRTKVDNDLYNIKMSKPSTFNKDEVLQGIRNDCVTQLQNANMSDTQVFLISSLDLFSYDFQSLETTLLKKLPAYKCHIFMQYLPNVTEAAIDQKRDSVRQKVWLEAIKAGATATIPFMGLIGDKDVEKLGETLTLYRSYFGLDDASLETMAKDLNVSMEKLKANLKSPHLLTVEKEDESLGKKLLRYVEKFCSVSGGLIATGLYFRKIFYLQNYFLETVASDAKVILNKEEIFKESLGSGKAYLLQDVGIENGKSDTTNS from the exons ATGGGTCAGTCCTCTTCCACATCCTCACATATAAAAGGTGATGATTTGGCCTCCAGCTTTGGCAAGTTTTTTAAGGACTTTAAGATAGAAAGCCAAATCCTCTCTCAGGAGACCATCACATTGATCAAAACACACCTGAAGGAGGGGGACCTTCAGAAAGCAGCTTCTGCAATTAGTGATGCATTGAGAGATATTGACAACGCCCCTCTAAACATTGCTGTGACTGGGGAGCCTGGGACAGGAAAGTCCAGTTTCATCAATGCACTGCGAGGGATGGAGCATGATGAAGAAGGGGCTGCCCCCACTGGGCTAGTGGAGACAACCTTGGAGAGAATCTCATACAAACATCCAAAGTTTC ATGTGACATCTTGGGATCTGCCTGGCATGATGACTACTACCTTTCAGCCACAGatgtatctgaagaaaatgaaattttgtgaGTATGATGTCTTTATTATCATCTCTTTCACACGCTTCAAAATCAGTGATATGCATCTAGctgcagcaataaaaaaaatgaagaagaatttcTACTTTGTTCGAACTAAAGTGGACAatgatttatataatataaaaatgagtaaaccCAGCACATTCAATAAGGATGAAGTCCTGCAAGGGATCCGCAATGACTGTGTGACTCAGTTGCAGAATGCCAATATGAGTGACACTCAGGTCTTCTTGATCTCCAGCCTTGATTTGTTTAGCTATGATTTCCAAAGCCTAGAGACCACCCTTCTGAAGAAGCTCCCAGCCTACAAGTGCCACATCTTTATGCAATATCTACCGAATGTTACTGAGGCTGCCATTGACCAGAAGAGGGATTCCGTGAGACAGAAGGTCTGGCTGGAGGCCATTAAGGCTGGAGCAACAGCCACCATCCCTTTCATGGGTTTGATTGGTGATAAAGATGTAGAGAAGCTGGGAGAGACTTTAACCCTTTACAGGTCTTACTTTGGGTTAGATGATGCATCCCTGGAAACTATGGCCAAGGACTTGAATGTGTCCATGGAGAAACTCAAGGCAAACCTTAAGTCTCCCCATTTGCTAACAGTTGAGAAGGAAGATGAGTCTTTAGGGAAAAAACTACTGAGATATGTGGAAAAATTCTGCTCTGTTAGTGGAGGACTCATTGCCACTGGTCTTTACTTTAGGAAGATTTTCTATTTGCAAAATTATTTCCTTGAGACTGTGGCAAGTGATGCAAAAGTTATTCTTAACAAAGAAgagatttttaaggaatctctaggGTCTGGGAAAGCTTATCTGCTTCAGGATGTTGGGATTGAAAATGGGAAAAGTGACACAACAAACTCCTGA